In [Phormidium] sp. ETS-05, the genomic window GAACCGATGAGCAGGTTGCCATTCGACTGCACGGTGATCCGGTAGCTGGCACTACGCCCGCCGCGTCCCTGACCGTTTTGCTTGCCATCTAAGTCGATTCCCTCCGCATCAATCAGAGCGTTGAGGAACTTCATCATATTGACTCGTTCCACACCATTTTTAGTGAGGGTGGCGTAGCCACAGGCTCTAGCTTTTTCTTCCTTGCTCAGGTTGTCCAGCTCTTTGACTTTCCGGAGCAGATCTTCTCCAGTTAACGGTTCCATATTTTTGCTCGTTGCTCGTCTGTATGAGAGAATTGCACTCAACCAGTATATCTCTCAGGTTCTATCTTAGCATTACTTTGGTGCGAAAGAACCTTGGGGATGTTGGTGAGCTAGCAAAAGTATATTACACTAATGGCTGCATTTTTGTCGGAGAATTCACCTATAGCTTGGAGAGGCTGCATGGTTGATGACCGATGGGGGAGTAAGAGCAGGAGATAAGGGTTATGGCCGCCGATGTAAGGGGAGGGGGCAGTCGGGTGACAGCTGCATCAATATAAGGTAAAAGGCACGCTTTGTATCAGCTCAGCTCTTACCTACAGCCAGAGCAGCTATTGCCTCCCTAGGGCAGGCAAAAAATCTGATAATGCCGGGATAAAAGTTTCCCAGTTTACCAAATCGCTACTAATGGGGGAGGGTAAAGGGTGTCAGTCAGTGAATGGGCGGGAGTAGGGACTAGGTATTGTCACCACCACATTAGCAATGGGCTCGGCGCCAATCGGCCAAAAATATTTACAATGACTGACAACGGCACTCACCCAATGGTCACGATCGCCGAAAGAAAACTAACTGTCCTTTGGCGCGGTAGCCATACAGAGCCCAAATACCAATTGCATTGATTTAGCACAACAGCCTGATGAAATTAACTACCACAGGACATTACAGCGTCAAGGCCCTATTGGATCTCAGCTTGCTCGAAGGTTTTGGCCCAGCTTCAGTAAAAGCGATCGCCACCCGGCAAAATATCCCGGCTCCTTACCTGGAAAAGTTGCTGATGCAAATGCGGCGTTCAGGATTGGTGCAGTCAGTGCGAGGCTACCAAGGAGGATATCAGCTCGCAAGACCGCCAGCTAAAATATCTTTAGGTCAGATATTAGAAGCCGTAGGCGAAACCATAGAACCCCTGGCGGGACGGGAGCCAGACGCT contains:
- a CDS encoding AbrB family transcriptional regulator, producing the protein MEPLTGEDLLRKVKELDNLSKEEKARACGYATLTKNGVERVNMMKFLNALIDAEGIDLDGKQNGQGRGGRSASYRITVQSNGNLLIGSAYTKQMNLSPGDEFEISLGRKHIHLRQVEPEEQYF
- a CDS encoding Rrf2 family transcriptional regulator; translated protein: MKLTTTGHYSVKALLDLSLLEGFGPASVKAIATRQNIPAPYLEKLLMQMRRSGLVQSVRGYQGGYQLARPPAKISLGQILEAVGETIEPLAGREPDAETASDWVTFCLWQRLHQKLKESLYSISLEDLYYDARSWQASREEDTSFVV